The following proteins are co-located in the Pseudomonas fluorescens genome:
- a CDS encoding MFS transporter, translating into MSANTHTHSWGAVFAMSLAAFALVASEFMPVSLLTPLARDLHISEGQAGQGISVSGLFALLTSLIIAAVAAKVERKRLLLALTALMIVSGTVVALAPNYLTFMLGRALIGVAIGGFWSLSAATAMRLVPLAQVPRALAIVNGGNALATVIAAPLGSFLGGLIGWRGAFFYVIPVAVVAGAWLLVSLPSLKNDDRRTTRNVFRLMKNARVALGMLAASVFFMGQFMLFTYLRPFLETVTQVSLPMLSLMLLVLGLAGLAGTFLIERFLNNRLYQALTAIPLLMAAIALALVAWGSSPAATMLLLGVWGLVATAAPVGWWTWLSRALPDDAEAGGGLMVAIIQLAIACGATLGGVVFDLSGYRATFELSAGLLGVAGLLAYLSSRRLTVARVATRTT; encoded by the coding sequence ATGTCCGCTAACACTCATACGCACAGCTGGGGTGCCGTGTTCGCGATGTCACTGGCGGCATTCGCGCTGGTGGCCTCTGAATTCATGCCCGTAAGCCTGCTCACGCCGCTGGCGAGAGACTTGCACATCTCTGAAGGCCAGGCTGGCCAGGGCATTTCGGTTTCCGGGCTGTTCGCCTTGCTCACCAGCCTGATCATCGCTGCCGTTGCGGCGAAGGTTGAACGCAAACGCCTGCTGCTGGCGCTGACCGCGCTGATGATTGTGTCCGGCACCGTGGTGGCGTTAGCGCCGAACTACCTGACATTCATGCTCGGTCGCGCGCTGATCGGCGTAGCCATTGGCGGCTTCTGGTCATTATCGGCCGCTACCGCGATGCGCCTGGTGCCATTGGCACAGGTGCCGCGCGCGCTGGCGATCGTCAACGGCGGTAACGCGCTGGCGACGGTGATTGCGGCACCATTGGGCAGCTTTCTGGGCGGGCTGATTGGCTGGCGTGGCGCGTTCTTTTACGTCATCCCGGTCGCCGTTGTGGCCGGCGCCTGGCTGCTGGTGAGCCTGCCTTCGCTGAAGAACGATGACAGGCGCACGACCCGCAATGTGTTTCGCCTGATGAAGAATGCCCGCGTAGCCCTGGGCATGCTGGCCGCCAGTGTGTTTTTTATGGGCCAGTTCATGCTGTTCACTTACCTGCGCCCGTTCCTGGAAACGGTGACTCAGGTCAGTCTTCCCATGCTCTCGCTGATGTTGCTGGTGCTCGGCCTGGCCGGGCTTGCCGGGACGTTCCTGATTGAGCGCTTTCTGAACAACCGCCTGTACCAGGCGCTGACGGCCATTCCATTATTGATGGCAGCGATTGCCCTGGCGCTGGTGGCATGGGGCAGTTCGCCGGCGGCGACCATGCTGTTGCTCGGCGTCTGGGGCCTGGTTGCCACCGCCGCGCCGGTGGGCTGGTGGACCTGGCTGTCGCGGGCCCTGCCTGACGATGCCGAGGCCGGAGGCGGACTGATGGTGGCGATTATCCAGTTGGCGATTGCCTGCGGCGCCACGCTCGGCGGTGTGGTGTTCGACCTGAGTGGCTACCGGGCGACCTTTGAACTGAGCGCGGGGTTGCTGGGTGTCGCCGGCCTGCTGGCTTACCTGAGCTCACGGCGGCTTACGGTGGCACGTGTGGCAACGCGCACTACCTGA
- a CDS encoding AraC family transcriptional regulator encodes MPVSRNSGGNCRKKGEMIKPLDLFLQEIDEGDWAVISSATDYPENWVIPEHRHEKHQLLYAIEGVMVVHSAQNQWTVPSSRGFWMPSGQVHSLRCVGTLKMRSVFVRPDAFPNLPTETKAVSISPLLSELIKASVSLKPPYAEDSRDARIMHLILDELAILPALPLSLPQPADPRINRVCQALQHDPGDASTVADWSERLDLDQKTIQRLFRKETGLTFGQWRQQARLLLALERIAVGEKIIDVAIELGYESPSAFTSMFKKQFGKTPSQFFR; translated from the coding sequence ATGCCTGTCTCACGAAATTCGGGAGGCAACTGTCGCAAAAAGGGCGAAATGATCAAACCACTGGATTTATTTCTGCAGGAGATCGACGAGGGCGACTGGGCTGTCATCAGTTCCGCCACTGATTATCCCGAGAATTGGGTGATACCCGAGCATCGCCACGAAAAGCATCAACTGCTGTACGCCATCGAGGGCGTGATGGTAGTGCATTCGGCGCAGAACCAGTGGACCGTGCCGTCCAGTCGCGGCTTCTGGATGCCCAGCGGGCAAGTTCACTCTTTGCGCTGCGTGGGCACACTGAAAATGCGCAGTGTGTTTGTGCGGCCCGATGCCTTCCCGAACCTGCCGACCGAGACCAAGGCGGTGAGTATCTCACCGTTGCTGAGCGAGCTGATCAAGGCGTCGGTGAGTTTGAAGCCACCGTATGCCGAGGATTCGCGTGACGCGAGGATCATGCACCTGATTCTCGATGAGCTGGCGATTCTTCCGGCGTTGCCCCTGTCGCTGCCACAGCCCGCCGACCCACGGATCAACCGCGTTTGCCAGGCGCTGCAACACGACCCTGGCGATGCGTCGACGGTCGCTGATTGGAGTGAGCGCCTCGACCTGGACCAGAAGACCATCCAGCGCCTGTTCCGCAAGGAAACCGGCCTGACCTTCGGCCAGTGGCGCCAACAGGCCAGGTTGCTGCTGGCGTTGGAGCGCATTGCGGTGGGGGAGAAGATTATTGATGTCGCCATCGAGTTGGGCTACGAAAGCCCGAGCGCCTTTACCAGCATGTTCAAGAAACAGTTTGGCAAGACGCCGAGTCAGTTTTTCAGGTAG
- a CDS encoding MFS transporter gives MSTLTASPAAATTAPQISPLVMRVLGACALAHMINDLIQAVLPSIYPMLKANYGLSFTQVGLITLTFQLTASLLQPWIGYHTDRHPKPWLLPAGMVCTLIGILMLAFVGTFPAILLAAALVGVGSSTFHPETSRVARLASGGRYGLAQSTFQVGGNTGSAFGPLLAAAIIIPYGQSHIAWFGLFAVFAILVLYGLSRWYRHHLNLFKLKQGGKATHGLSKGRVTFALVVLALLVFSKYFYMTSLTSYFTFYLIEKFQLSVASSQMYLFLFLGAVAVGTFAGGPIGDKIGRKKVIWFSILGAAPFTLALPYVDLFWTAVLSVVIGFIIASAFSAIVVFAQELVPGNVGMIAGIFFGLMFGFSGIGAALLGLLADNHGIEYVYKICSFLPLAGILTILLPSTKGV, from the coding sequence ATGTCGACCCTGACCGCGTCACCCGCCGCTGCAACCACTGCGCCCCAAATAAGCCCGCTGGTCATGCGCGTTCTCGGCGCCTGCGCCCTGGCGCACATGATCAATGACCTGATCCAGGCCGTGCTGCCATCGATTTACCCGATGCTCAAGGCCAATTACGGGCTGAGCTTCACCCAGGTGGGCCTGATCACCCTCACCTTCCAACTGACCGCCTCCCTGCTGCAACCCTGGATCGGCTACCACACCGACCGCCATCCCAAACCCTGGCTGCTGCCGGCGGGCATGGTGTGCACCCTGATCGGCATTCTGATGCTGGCGTTTGTCGGCACGTTCCCGGCGATATTGCTGGCGGCGGCGCTGGTCGGCGTCGGCTCGTCGACCTTTCACCCGGAAACCTCCCGCGTGGCCCGTCTGGCCTCCGGCGGCCGCTACGGCCTGGCGCAATCGACCTTCCAGGTCGGCGGCAACACCGGCAGCGCTTTCGGCCCGTTGCTCGCCGCGGCGATCATCATTCCCTACGGCCAAAGCCACATCGCCTGGTTCGGGCTGTTCGCGGTGTTTGCGATTCTAGTGCTGTATGGCTTGAGCCGCTGGTACCGCCACCACCTCAACCTGTTCAAGCTCAAGCAAGGCGGTAAAGCCACACATGGCTTGTCCAAAGGCCGCGTGACGTTTGCCCTGGTGGTGCTGGCGCTGCTGGTGTTCTCCAAGTACTTCTACATGACCAGCCTGACCAGCTACTTCACCTTCTACCTGATCGAGAAGTTCCAGCTGTCGGTGGCCAGTTCGCAGATGTACCTGTTCCTGTTCCTTGGCGCGGTAGCGGTCGGCACCTTCGCCGGTGGCCCGATTGGCGACAAGATCGGCCGCAAGAAAGTCATCTGGTTCTCGATCCTCGGCGCCGCGCCCTTCACCCTGGCGCTGCCTTATGTCGACCTGTTCTGGACCGCCGTGCTCAGCGTGGTGATCGGCTTTATCATCGCCTCGGCCTTCTCCGCCATCGTGGTGTTCGCCCAGGAACTGGTGCCGGGCAATGTCGGGATGATCGCCGGGATCTTCTTCGGCCTGATGTTCGGTTTCAGCGGGATTGGCGCCGCATTGCTGGGCTTGCTCGCCGATAACCATGGCATCGAGTACGTCTACAAGATCTGCTCGTTTCTGCCACTGGCGGGCATCCTCACGATCTTGCTGCCCTCGACCAAAGGCGTCTGA
- a CDS encoding GGDEF domain-containing protein produces MTLDPPTILTLTIALAAAAALYLAIEWRSVRESSLLFWAAGFATISVGSTLALLRGSGLLMIGIWFANGLLVTAHFLFLLGVARFTQARLSPLWLLMLLVWLGMLMLPVELPWSKAMLAVQSLLVAVPTLRASFLLRPHGKSLSIGAVQLRYVLLIHGTFYVAKALSVLIPGTLIDLTAFKGEIIQVSLVEGAMAIMLIALSMTGSERYRREQQIARLAARDPLTALFNRRALDLQAPRLLAQVSRAQPGAVLLIDIDNFKLVNDLYGHTAGDRLLVALSEMIRAVVPQGALAARLGGDEFVILLNQASTAQIVDLGSRLREQFQRLAAQSFSTPVPVTLSIGADLFDQPPLNLSALIEQSDATLYETKRGGRDSMRLVDRTGAFGERS; encoded by the coding sequence ATGACGCTCGACCCTCCTACGATTCTGACTCTGACCATCGCGTTGGCCGCCGCTGCCGCGTTGTACCTGGCCATTGAATGGCGCAGCGTGCGCGAATCTTCCCTGCTGTTCTGGGCTGCAGGTTTTGCGACCATCAGCGTCGGCTCTACCCTGGCGTTGCTACGCGGCAGTGGCCTGTTGATGATCGGCATCTGGTTCGCCAACGGCTTGCTGGTGACCGCGCACTTTTTGTTCCTGCTCGGCGTGGCGCGTTTTACCCAGGCGCGCCTTTCACCGCTATGGCTATTGATGTTGCTGGTGTGGCTGGGAATGCTGATGCTGCCGGTCGAGCTGCCATGGTCCAAAGCCATGCTGGCGGTGCAGTCGCTGCTGGTGGCAGTGCCCACCCTGCGCGCCAGCTTTCTGCTGCGCCCGCACGGCAAATCACTCAGCATCGGCGCGGTGCAGTTGCGCTATGTGCTGCTGATCCATGGCACGTTTTATGTGGCCAAAGCGTTGTCGGTACTGATCCCAGGCACACTGATTGACCTGACCGCCTTCAAGGGCGAAATCATCCAGGTGTCCCTGGTGGAAGGTGCGATGGCGATCATGCTGATCGCGCTGTCGATGACCGGCTCCGAACGCTACCGCCGCGAGCAGCAGATTGCCCGCCTTGCAGCCCGCGACCCACTGACGGCACTGTTCAACCGGCGCGCCCTGGACTTGCAGGCACCGCGCCTGCTGGCCCAGGTCTCACGCGCCCAGCCGGGCGCTGTATTGTTGATCGACATCGACAATTTCAAGCTGGTCAACGACCTCTATGGGCATACCGCCGGTGACCGCTTGTTGGTCGCCCTGAGCGAAATGATTCGCGCCGTGGTGCCCCAGGGCGCGTTGGCGGCACGCCTGGGTGGCGATGAGTTTGTGATCCTGCTGAATCAGGCCTCGACTGCGCAGATCGTCGACCTCGGCAGCCGACTGCGCGAACAGTTCCAGCGACTCGCCGCGCAGAGCTTCAGTACGCCGGTACCGGTGACCTTGAGCATAGGCGCGGACCTGTTCGACCAGCCGCCGCTGAACTTATCGGCCCTGATCGAACAAAGTGACGCCACACTCTACGAAACCAAGCGCGGCGGGCGGGACAGCATGCGGCTGGTGGACCGCACCGGCGCTTTCGGCGAGAGGTCGTAA
- a CDS encoding MAPEG family protein, which yields MNDLLAIYAGCVLVLCLKMFAISCYQGFWRIRRRAFTHREDAAFFGRRVQPRELSQVARAQRAWANDLENIPLFFVLGGLCVALGSSPGVTGWLFGLFTLARLAHTVTYLAGLQPWRTLAYAVGVACLFGLAAQVVLRLG from the coding sequence ATGAATGACCTGCTGGCTATCTACGCAGGCTGCGTGCTGGTGTTGTGCCTGAAGATGTTTGCAATTTCCTGCTACCAGGGTTTTTGGCGGATTCGGCGGCGGGCGTTCACTCATCGTGAAGATGCGGCGTTCTTCGGGCGCAGGGTGCAGCCCCGGGAATTGTCGCAAGTCGCCAGGGCGCAACGGGCATGGGCCAATGACCTGGAAAACATCCCGCTGTTTTTTGTGTTGGGTGGATTGTGCGTGGCGCTGGGCAGTTCCCCGGGTGTCACGGGCTGGCTATTTGGCCTGTTTACCCTGGCCCGATTGGCGCACACGGTGACGTATCTGGCAGGGCTGCAGCCCTGGCGCACGCTGGCGTATGCAGTGGGTGTTGCCTGCCTCTTCGGGCTCGCTGCCCAAGTGGTCTTGAGGTTGGGATGA
- a CDS encoding DUF2834 domain-containing protein yields MHRPSIALVGLVGFSLYTLATMLTAEQSLLAFGRQLMSRPDTAQVVIDLYLMAVLACIWMYRDARGRGRSVVSVLPYFALTAVFVSVGPLLYIVVNGARDE; encoded by the coding sequence ATGCACAGACCCTCTATTGCCCTGGTTGGGTTAGTTGGATTTTCACTCTATACGCTGGCGACGATGCTCACCGCCGAGCAATCACTGCTGGCCTTTGGACGGCAATTGATGTCGCGGCCGGACACCGCGCAGGTGGTGATCGACCTGTACCTGATGGCAGTGCTGGCGTGTATATGGATGTATCGGGATGCGCGTGGGCGCGGGCGGTCAGTGGTGTCTGTGCTGCCGTATTTCGCGCTGACGGCAGTCTTTGTTTCGGTGGGGCCGTTGCTTTATATCGTCGTTAATGGGGCCCGCGATGAATGA
- a CDS encoding helix-turn-helix domain-containing protein, translating into MDTTAGEQLRQLRRHAKLSQLDLALITGVSQRHLSYLETGRAKPSPGTLHNLLTALDVPLEQCNRVFLAAGYAPRYTATPLASPAMAAIREAVSHVLHANNPAPAILLGSEWQVLAANASTGVLFERVGLEPDAADGLNLLTTLLQTGGLGDHLINAEEIRTLAWQRASREALGNPELARLLASLPTPANTEPPEHMPPLVLTRIRSPDGELNFLSTFTTFGMPQDITLTSLRIEHLIPADESTWQVMRAAYADYTALVL; encoded by the coding sequence ATGGACACCACTGCCGGCGAACAGCTGCGCCAACTGCGTCGCCACGCCAAGCTGAGCCAACTGGACCTGGCCTTGATCACCGGGGTTTCGCAACGCCACCTCAGTTACCTCGAAACCGGCCGCGCCAAGCCGAGCCCGGGCACGCTGCACAATTTATTGACCGCGCTGGATGTGCCGCTTGAGCAGTGCAATCGCGTGTTCCTCGCCGCCGGTTACGCGCCACGCTACACCGCCACCCCACTCGCCTCACCGGCCATGGCCGCGATTCGCGAAGCCGTCAGCCATGTGTTGCACGCCAATAACCCGGCCCCGGCGATTCTGCTGGGCAGCGAGTGGCAAGTGCTGGCGGCGAATGCCAGTACCGGCGTTCTGTTTGAACGGGTGGGGCTTGAACCGGATGCGGCAGACGGGCTGAACCTGCTGACCACGCTACTGCAAACCGGCGGCTTGGGCGACCACCTGATCAACGCCGAAGAGATCCGCACGCTCGCCTGGCAACGCGCCAGTCGTGAGGCGCTGGGCAATCCTGAATTGGCGCGGTTATTAGCGAGTCTGCCGACGCCCGCCAACACCGAACCGCCCGAACACATGCCGCCATTGGTGCTGACGCGTATCCGCTCACCCGACGGCGAGCTGAACTTTCTGTCGACCTTCACCACCTTCGGCATGCCTCAGGACATCACCCTCACCTCGCTGCGTATCGAGCACCTGATTCCGGCTGACGAGTCCACGTGGCAAGTGATGCGCGCCGCCTACGCGGACTATACGGCGCTGGTTTTGTGA
- a CDS encoding amidase, producing MMQVTEVSIAQLRAALEAGQTTAVELVNAYLARIDAYDGPQTATALNAVVVRNPEALKEAEASDARRAQGKTLGPLDGIPYTAKDSYLVKGLTAASGSPAFAKLVAQRDAFTIERLRAGGAICLGKTNMPPMANGGMQRGVYGRAESPYNADYLTAPFASGSSNGAGTATAASFAAFGVAEETWSSGRGPASNNGLCAYTPSRGVISVRGNWPLTPTMDVVVPYARTMADLLEVLDVVVAEDPDTRGDLWRLQPWVPIPSVASVRPASYAELAVNSEALAGKRFGVPRMYINADPEAGTSEKPGIGGPTGQKINTRASVIDLWHAARQALEAAGAEVIEVDFPLVSNCEGDRPGAPTVFTRGLVSKAFLHDELWELSAWAFDDFLRANGDPALNRLADVDGPQIFPHDPGTLPNREDDLAAGMDEYVRMAERGITPWNEISTVPDGLRGLEQTRRLDLEDWMDNLGLDAVLFPTVADVGPADADVNEASADIAWSNGVWVANGNLAIRHLGVPTVTVPMGVMADIGMPVGLTFAGRAYDDSALLSFASAYEATGSKRLIPPRTPPL from the coding sequence GTGATGCAAGTTACCGAAGTCTCCATTGCCCAATTGCGCGCGGCGCTTGAAGCCGGCCAGACCACTGCCGTTGAACTGGTAAACGCCTACCTGGCGCGGATTGATGCCTATGACGGCCCGCAGACCGCCACCGCGTTGAACGCCGTCGTCGTGCGCAACCCCGAGGCTCTTAAAGAAGCCGAGGCGTCCGACGCACGCCGGGCGCAGGGCAAAACCCTGGGGCCATTGGACGGCATTCCCTACACCGCCAAAGACAGCTACCTGGTCAAGGGCCTGACGGCGGCTTCGGGCAGCCCGGCCTTCGCCAAGCTCGTCGCGCAGCGCGATGCGTTCACGATCGAACGCCTGCGCGCCGGTGGCGCCATCTGCCTGGGCAAGACCAATATGCCGCCGATGGCCAATGGTGGAATGCAACGCGGCGTCTATGGCCGCGCCGAAAGCCCGTATAACGCCGACTACCTCACCGCGCCATTCGCTTCCGGCTCGTCCAACGGCGCCGGCACCGCCACGGCGGCCAGCTTCGCGGCATTCGGCGTGGCGGAAGAAACCTGGTCAAGCGGGCGTGGCCCGGCGTCCAACAATGGCCTGTGCGCCTATACCCCTTCTCGTGGGGTGATTTCGGTGCGCGGCAACTGGCCGTTGACCCCGACCATGGACGTCGTGGTGCCGTATGCGCGCACCATGGCCGACCTGCTGGAAGTGCTCGACGTGGTGGTCGCCGAAGACCCCGACACCCGTGGCGACCTGTGGCGCCTGCAACCCTGGGTGCCGATCCCGAGCGTGGCCTCGGTGCGCCCGGCGTCGTACGCCGAACTGGCCGTCAATAGCGAGGCCCTGGCCGGTAAACGTTTCGGTGTGCCGCGCATGTACATCAACGCTGACCCCGAGGCCGGCACCAGCGAAAAACCCGGAATCGGCGGGCCGACCGGGCAAAAGATCAACACCCGGGCCAGCGTCATAGACCTGTGGCATGCCGCACGCCAGGCACTGGAAGCCGCCGGTGCCGAAGTCATCGAGGTGGACTTCCCGCTGGTGTCCAATTGCGAAGGCGACCGCCCCGGCGCGCCGACGGTGTTTACCCGCGGCCTGGTGTCCAAGGCATTCCTGCACGATGAATTGTGGGAACTGTCGGCCTGGGCCTTCGATGACTTCCTGCGCGCCAACGGCGACCCCGCGCTGAACCGCCTGGCGGACGTCGATGGGCCGCAGATCTTCCCCCATGACCCGGGCACCTTGCCCAACCGTGAAGATGACCTGGCCGCCGGCATGGACGAATACGTGCGCATGGCCGAACGCGGCATTACGCCGTGGAACGAGATCAGCACCGTGCCGGATGGCCTGCGTGGCCTGGAGCAGACCCGGCGCCTGGACCTGGAAGACTGGATGGACAACCTGGGCCTCGACGCCGTGCTGTTCCCGACCGTGGCCGATGTGGGCCCGGCCGATGCCGACGTGAATGAAGCCAGTGCCGACATCGCCTGGAGCAATGGCGTCTGGGTCGCCAACGGCAACCTCGCCATCCGCCACCTGGGCGTGCCCACCGTCACCGTACCGATGGGCGTGATGGCCGATATCGGCATGCCGGTCGGCCTGACCTTTGCCGGGCGGGCATACGATGACTCGGCGCTGCTGAGCTTTGCCAGCGCGTATGAAGCCACCGGCAGCAAACGCCTGATTCCGCCGCGCACACCGCCGCTGTAG
- a CDS encoding CPBP family intramembrane glutamic endopeptidase, giving the protein MITAGWVVLVNYARYLAPGVLLFGLWFALTPRALSVLRILILLMAFVLLRDALTPLGIWSLSGEVQIAFSGNAFVLTALGGLSLLSIVVLARIAPELWQWVRGTIGNPAVGLAVALAVGCLIGVPLRLYQGIEASAIPGYWVWLPGMVVLAYGANALEEVLFRGFLQGYLEQQVTPLRAALISGVAFAACHAFLALSVTQLGWPVLLFTLIEGLACALVRMRYGVLPATIAHGTAILLIAVPYMA; this is encoded by the coding sequence ATGATTACCGCAGGCTGGGTGGTGCTGGTCAACTATGCGCGCTACCTGGCACCCGGCGTGTTGCTGTTTGGCCTGTGGTTTGCGCTGACGCCCAGAGCGTTGTCCGTGCTACGCATCCTTATCTTGCTGATGGCATTTGTGTTGCTGCGTGATGCGCTGACGCCGTTGGGCATCTGGTCGTTGAGCGGCGAGGTGCAGATTGCATTCAGCGGCAATGCCTTTGTGTTGACGGCGCTGGGTGGTTTATCGCTGCTATCGATTGTTGTGCTTGCACGGATAGCGCCGGAGCTGTGGCAGTGGGTGCGCGGGACCATCGGCAACCCGGCGGTTGGCCTGGCTGTTGCACTGGCGGTGGGCTGTTTGATCGGCGTGCCGCTGAGGCTTTACCAAGGCATCGAGGCGTCCGCGATCCCCGGCTACTGGGTGTGGCTGCCGGGCATGGTGGTGTTGGCCTATGGTGCCAATGCGTTGGAAGAGGTGCTGTTTCGCGGTTTTTTACAGGGCTATCTGGAGCAGCAGGTCACACCGTTGCGGGCAGCGTTGATCAGCGGCGTGGCCTTCGCAGCCTGTCATGCTTTCCTGGCCTTGAGCGTCACCCAACTGGGCTGGCCGGTGTTGCTGTTTACCCTGATCGAAGGCTTGGCGTGCGCATTGGTGCGCATGCGTTATGGCGTGTTGCCGGCGACGATCGCCCACGGCACCGCCATCCTGCTGATTGCCGTGCCCTACATGGCCTGA
- a CDS encoding RidA family protein, producing the protein MTPDQKYQAAQERIGYRLEAFKIGGNYTPLVRDGNHLYISGQIPRVGDTIVLPGKVGESLTLAQAQIAASISALRCLGLLKQALGSLDQVKAIPRIAVYVRSAEDFDQQSEVANAASDLLHEILGAAGAHTRTSVGVMQLPKSAAVEIEMLAIAHT; encoded by the coding sequence ATGACACCGGATCAGAAATACCAGGCCGCGCAAGAGCGCATCGGCTATCGATTGGAAGCATTCAAAATCGGCGGCAACTACACGCCGCTGGTGCGCGACGGTAATCACCTGTACATCAGTGGCCAGATTCCCCGTGTCGGCGACACCATCGTACTGCCGGGAAAAGTCGGCGAAAGCCTGACCCTGGCACAGGCGCAAATCGCGGCCAGTATCAGCGCATTGCGTTGCCTGGGGCTGCTCAAGCAGGCCTTGGGTTCGCTGGATCAGGTCAAGGCAATCCCGCGCATTGCGGTGTACGTGCGCAGTGCTGAAGATTTCGACCAGCAGAGCGAAGTGGCCAATGCGGCCTCCGACTTGCTGCATGAAATCCTCGGTGCCGCCGGGGCGCACACACGCACATCGGTGGGTGTGATGCAGCTGCCCAAATCAGCGGCGGTTGAAATCGAAATGCTGGCCATTGCTCACACTTAA
- a CDS encoding DUF6434 domain-containing protein: MDFDWHSGVMTRATPVTPHYKNTQKVRRFMLEHCGPAFKFDRPLMAWIRNDIPKTLGDVVDEWQRRQEDSRV; encoded by the coding sequence ATGGATTTTGACTGGCACAGCGGCGTCATGACCCGTGCCACCCCCGTGACGCCACACTACAAAAATACCCAAAAAGTTCGCCGATTCATGCTTGAACACTGCGGCCCGGCGTTCAAGTTCGACCGGCCGTTGATGGCCTGGATTCGCAACGACATTCCCAAGACGCTGGGCGATGTGGTGGATGAATGGCAACGTCGCCAGGAGGATTCACGCGTATGA
- a CDS encoding nuclear transport factor 2 family protein, translated as MPNVKVLIGFLCLFSGYVAAAPAAAEKEVAQAVDQLTQAMLHLDLKTLHALTSDKLTYGHSSGKVQDKAQFIADLETHTSAFKTLEMQNQTITLDGDTALVRNHFHALAVNSGVDVPTDIDNFQVWQKQKGKWLLIGRQAYKY; from the coding sequence ATGCCAAACGTCAAAGTGCTGATCGGTTTTCTGTGCCTGTTTTCCGGTTATGTCGCAGCGGCGCCCGCCGCCGCTGAAAAGGAGGTGGCTCAAGCGGTCGACCAACTGACCCAAGCCATGCTGCACCTGGACCTCAAGACGCTGCACGCGCTGACGTCCGACAAACTCACCTACGGCCATTCCAGTGGCAAAGTGCAGGACAAGGCGCAGTTCATCGCCGATCTGGAAACCCACACCAGCGCCTTCAAGACCCTGGAAATGCAAAACCAGACCATCACCCTGGACGGCGACACGGCGCTGGTGCGCAACCACTTTCACGCCCTGGCCGTGAACAGCGGCGTCGACGTGCCGACCGACATCGACAACTTTCAGGTCTGGCAAAAGCAAAAAGGCAAGTGGCTGCTGATCGGGCGTCAGGCGTACAAATACTGA